The nucleotide sequence ATTATCCTTAAGTTACTAGCGCCGGCAGCTTTAGCGGCTTCCACGTAGAGCTCGCTCTTAATACTTAAAGTCATTGATCTTATTATTATGGTGAGACCTCCCCAACTAAAGACTATTAACACAGCAAATATGGCAGTCAGCATTATTATGGGTTTATCCTCTCCCGTATATGTCTTAGCTATTGACTGAGCTACGAGTATCAATATGGGTAGTAATGGTATCGAACCCATCACGTCAACAGTTCTCTGTATAAACTCGTCTATGAAGCCTCCATAATACCCGCTGATGAGCCCAGCAATAACTCCTATCGCGGTAGAAGCTAGAGCTACTAAAAGCCCTATTGCGAGAGCTATTGGAAATCCGAAGAAGAGACCCTCTGCTAAATCTCTACCTTTATAGTCAGTACCCATTAACCCATAGCAAGTTCCTATAACTAGTAACGAAAATTCTCTTGATCTCTGTATAGACCTTAGGATAGTTTCTGCTTGCACGTTAAAGGCTCTGAAGTCGACAGTAATTATGAAGACGTATTTTCCGAGTAACGGGGTAGTCACCACGCTTTCAGCGTCTTCCGAATAGCTTAGATTCCCGAAAATATACTTCATGGGGTTGACATATATTTCTTCTACTTTCAGTTTTTCTATTAATTCCCTATAAGCACTCATGATAGCAGTTACTATGCCTTCTGGTTTATCCAGGTTTAACTCTATGACGGAAGTATTAGTTAAGTCAACGTACCTATCGTAGATAGCTGGAAGCCTAGCCCTGTCAGGCTTAATAACGTCTACACGTATCCTAGCGTTCATCACTCCCTGAGGTACTACTATATTAGCTTTAATCCTCATGTTCTGAGGGTACTCTCTAACTTCTAAATTGTAGGTGATGTTGTAAGTGAATGTTAACCTACCCGACACCTCACTTACAGCAGGGC is from Zestosphaera sp. and encodes:
- a CDS encoding ABC transporter permease, producing MSVLSKIFESWSWIRKEILSQLSGKLALALLIALIVTSIYAALVMPPDYTKYWDVGSKWVDNPLNAPPAWASYLGYTCVPQTYYDLRSLSPAVSEVSGRLTFTYNITYNLEVREYPQNMRIKANIVVPQGVMNARIRVDVIKPDRARLPAIYDRYVDLTNTSVIELNLDKPEGIVTAIMSAYRELIEKLKVEEIYVNPMKYIFGNLSYSEDAESVVTTPLLGKYVFIITVDFRAFNVQAETILRSIQRSREFSLLVIGTCYGLMGTDYKGRDLAEGLFFGFPIALAIGLLVALASTAIGVIAGLISGYYGGFIDEFIQRTVDVMGSIPLLPILILVAQSIAKTYTGEDKPIIMLTAIFAVLIVFSWGGLTIIIRSMTLSIKSELYVEAAKAAGASNLRIITKHILPQIVPYIAASLVYSTPSAILTEAGLSVLGIRHGFPTWGNILAEARQNGTISQWWWILPPGFLIAIVSLTFVLLGLALERVVEPKLRR